The Nitrospira sp. SG-bin1 genome has a window encoding:
- a CDS encoding Fis family transcriptional regulator, whose amino-acid sequence MNAKILIVDDDPDIVMMLEDRLHASGYETVVATEGQQALDQIVLESPQLILLDLTLPKVSGLDVLKRLSQMKPSESPPVIVMTAHASIEAAVEAMKEGAYDFLTKPLDKDHLLIVIRKALERDALRRQVAYLRSEVDGRYASIVGNSPSVRSVVEAAQRAAKSDASVLLLGESGTGKELFARSIHQWSHRCAMPLIVINCVALTETLLENELFGHERGAFTGADRQQKGKLEMADGGTVFLDEIGDMSLPLQAKLLRVLQDREFHRVGGSKTVSVNIRIIAATNKDLRQAVRAGQFREDLYFRLNVVTLTLPPLRERSGDIPALAQFFLDRHTRDAKRPGMVLSPPAIDALTHYPWPGNIRELDNVIARAVVLSLKDTIEPETLALRAEDSTLRQSGDAALPYLNLPYHESMEQHSRYIIARAMERAEGNQTKAADSLKLQRTYLARLLKQQKE is encoded by the coding sequence ATGAACGCCAAAATTCTGATCGTCGATGATGACCCCGACATCGTCATGATGCTCGAGGACCGGCTACACGCGTCCGGATACGAAACCGTCGTGGCCACCGAGGGACAACAAGCACTGGACCAAATCGTTCTCGAATCGCCTCAGCTGATCCTCTTGGACCTCACGCTCCCCAAAGTATCGGGGCTCGATGTCCTCAAGCGTCTATCCCAGATGAAGCCGTCGGAAAGTCCTCCCGTCATTGTCATGACCGCGCATGCGTCCATTGAAGCCGCGGTGGAGGCCATGAAGGAAGGCGCGTACGACTTCCTCACCAAACCGCTCGACAAGGACCATCTCTTGATCGTGATCCGCAAAGCCCTGGAGCGGGATGCGCTGCGACGGCAAGTCGCGTATCTGCGTTCCGAAGTCGACGGCCGCTACGCCTCCATCGTCGGCAACAGCCCCTCCGTGAGGTCCGTCGTGGAAGCGGCACAACGGGCCGCCAAATCCGACGCGAGCGTGTTGCTCCTGGGCGAAAGCGGAACCGGCAAGGAACTGTTCGCCCGCTCCATCCATCAGTGGAGCCATCGTTGCGCGATGCCGCTCATCGTCATCAACTGCGTCGCGTTGACGGAAACGTTGCTGGAGAATGAATTGTTCGGACACGAGCGAGGCGCGTTCACCGGAGCGGACCGACAGCAGAAAGGCAAGCTGGAAATGGCCGACGGTGGGACGGTCTTCCTCGACGAGATCGGAGATATGTCCCTTCCGTTGCAAGCGAAGTTGTTACGTGTCTTGCAGGACCGGGAATTTCACCGCGTGGGCGGGTCCAAGACCGTCTCGGTGAACATTCGCATCATCGCGGCCACGAACAAGGACCTTCGGCAAGCCGTGAGAGCCGGTCAGTTTCGCGAAGACCTCTATTTCCGGCTCAACGTCGTGACGCTCACCCTGCCGCCGCTTCGCGAACGATCGGGAGACATTCCGGCCCTCGCCCAATTCTTTTTGGATCGCCATACGAGAGACGCCAAACGACCGGGCATGGTGTTGAGTCCTCCTGCGATCGACGCCTTGACCCACTATCCGTGGCCGGGCAATATTCGGGAATTGGATAATGTGATCGCGCGCGCCGTCGTCTTGAGCCTGAAGGACACCATCGAACCGGAGACGTTGGCACTCCGAGCGGAAGACTCCACGCTCCGCCAAAGCGGGGACGCTGCTCTGCCGTATCTGAACCTCCCCTACCATGAATCGATGGAACAACACAGCCGTTACATCATCGCGCGCGCGATGGAGCGGGCCGAAGGCAATCAGACGAAGGCGGCCGACTCGCTCAAGCTCCAGCGAACCTATCTGGCTCGGTTACTCAAACAGCAAAAAGAATAG
- a CDS encoding galactose-1-phosphate uridylyltransferase, producing MPDLRRDPIVGRWVIISTERRGRPHDFITLQPARPVSTALCPFCPGQERLTPKEIMAYRPQPGAANSPNWTVRVVPNKFPALQVEGDMGREGIGLYDRMNGVGAHEVIIETPNHVEGLADLPAKKIEDMLWAYRDRMIDLRKDLRFRYILIFKNHGASAGATLDHSHSQLIALPIVPTSVQEELDGCRTHYQQKERCIYCDILRQDLSDGDRIVAENPEFLCVTPFAPRFPFEMWILPKRHAAYFEESQKSQFEFLAPILSESLRRMDKVLSRPPYNFILHSSPLHEKTGDYYHWHLEIIPKLTQVAGFEWGTGFYINPVSPEEAATFLRETVI from the coding sequence ATGCCTGACTTACGTCGCGATCCCATTGTGGGTCGCTGGGTGATCATCTCCACCGAACGGAGAGGCCGCCCGCATGACTTTATTACACTCCAACCGGCTCGACCGGTTTCGACGGCGCTGTGTCCGTTTTGCCCGGGACAGGAACGGTTGACGCCCAAAGAAATCATGGCCTATCGACCGCAGCCAGGAGCCGCCAACTCTCCAAACTGGACGGTACGTGTCGTCCCGAATAAGTTTCCCGCGCTGCAAGTCGAAGGGGACATGGGCCGCGAGGGCATCGGCCTCTATGATCGCATGAATGGCGTGGGCGCCCATGAAGTCATCATCGAAACTCCCAACCATGTCGAAGGCCTTGCCGACCTCCCGGCCAAGAAGATTGAGGACATGTTGTGGGCCTATCGAGACCGTATGATTGATCTCAGAAAGGACCTTCGGTTCCGCTACATCCTCATCTTCAAGAACCATGGCGCGTCGGCCGGGGCCACATTGGACCACAGCCATTCTCAGCTGATCGCCCTACCCATTGTCCCGACCAGCGTGCAAGAGGAGCTCGACGGGTGCCGCACGCACTATCAGCAGAAGGAACGCTGCATCTATTGTGACATCCTCCGGCAAGATCTCTCGGATGGCGATCGAATCGTGGCCGAGAACCCGGAGTTCCTTTGTGTGACACCCTTCGCGCCGCGGTTTCCGTTCGAGATGTGGATTCTTCCCAAACGCCATGCCGCGTATTTCGAGGAAAGCCAGAAGTCGCAGTTCGAATTCCTGGCCCCGATCCTTTCAGAATCGTTGCGCCGCATGGACAAAGTGCTGTCCCGCCCCCCGTACAACTTCATACTCCATAGTTCTCCTCTGCATGAGAAGACCGGTGACTATTACCATTGGCATCTGGAAATTATCCCTAAACTGACGCAGGTGGCCGGCTTCGAATGGGGTACCGGTTTCTACATCAATCCGGTGTCTCCTGAAGAAGCCGCGACGTTCCTCCGCGAAACGGTGATCTAA
- a CDS encoding thiamine biosynthesis protein ThiS — translation MHVQLSHPSRSVEIKGPKRAKDVLRELNLLTEAHLVIRDDELVTEDEILSDKDQIEIRPVISGG, via the coding sequence ATGCACGTACAACTGAGCCATCCTTCGCGGTCGGTCGAAATCAAGGGTCCGAAGCGAGCGAAAGACGTGCTACGCGAATTAAATCTTCTGACTGAAGCACACTTGGTGATTCGGGATGACGAATTGGTGACTGAAGATGAGATTCTCTCCGACAAGGATCAAATCGAAATTCGACCGGTGATTTCGGGCGGGTAA